One Citrus sinensis cultivar Valencia sweet orange chromosome 5, DVS_A1.0, whole genome shotgun sequence genomic window, GTTTTCTGAGTCTGAGGGGCACTATATTTTGCagaatacataaaaataaattagcatCTTCTCCTGATTTAGAACTCTGCCGTCACTTATAGCAACAAGTTTAAACCTAAATTTACTATTTcaatcttgaaaattttactaaatgaaTTAACTGAGACTCACAATAGTTTCATCCCTATGCATACGTCCTATATCTAGTCAGAGTAAAAACTTGGATCAAGAAAATCCTGGTCCAACATGCAACTCTCCATTATTAGGGTGGCTATGGAGAATAATGAACAAGCTGAAGCGGAAAAGATCCACACGTAAGTATGTGCATACGTAAGTGTCAGTCGGCTGCAGGAAGGTAGTTTTATAATTAGAACGAAGCTATAAAGCAAAGCAATTAAGTATTGGCTTGGCAGGCTCAGTTGAAAGTTGATAAAGTAAGAAACAGTGATACTTTCACTTTTTACCCTAAGAAAGTGGGGGAGCTTGTCTTGCTGGGGTGGTTTTATTTTGATGGGATAGGCCATTATAGATATGTTGGAAATTGAAACAGGAAAAAGAGAGATGGGGGTGGGCCGTGGGGGGACAAGAAGCCAGCAGTGCCCACAAATGAAGAACCTTAAAATGCAAGCAATGGTCTAAACACATGCTGCTGTGTTGCTGCTGCATAGTGCACACATACTGGTGTATGCGTGACAGTGCCATTCAATTATTTAGCTACTGCGGTCCTTCTGCAGAGAGATAGATCGATTGAAGGAAGAATATTAAGTGTATGTAGGACTCTGTACACGCAATGCCGCTCAGATCTCGAGGTAATTCAATAAGACGATGAGACAATGATTATGTCATTTTGCAGGCTGCATGCCCTGAGTACCATTTATCTCCACACAGAAGAAGATATAACATGAAATTAATGCTACATTTATATTTGtgatagttaattaaattgtaattaaatttttacgtTTATCACGCagaattaaattgaaataagtaTTAGAATTAGACTGGGatagattaaattagattaagttagattatatatattactGACCTATATTTAGTTTAgtattaaatttgattatgcTATATTTAGTTTAGtgttattaaaattgtaattaaaattttttaaggacTAGCAAGagaatacatatatatatttggctttcattttataataatcataaagGTAACTTGAAACTCATGTACTTGCCAGTAGATTTTAATTGAGACAACGGAAAacacatattatatatttcgGAGAGGTACTGTGGCCTTCTTGCAGAGTTCCTAGTTCTGTTTTGCAATTTCAGGTTTCTTTCAGCACTTGCTCTCACTGCAATTTCGTCTCTCACGGAATGGCAGTGGTGCTGGAATTTTGGAGAGAAACTTGTCTGGGGCGTCCCCAGGGGGACCCATgagttttataataaattcataaaatctataataaaattttactatcattatataaaaaaaaaattcttaatagtaaaaatattttgatatgctATGGTGCAAAAGTGCAACTGTAGAGGCTGAGATGTTCTTACGTAACCTAGTCCAGCCGAATGGTAAACCTAATATGCTCCATTTTGTGATTTGTATGAAAATCCATGGGCATTTGGAGCCCAAATATTTAGGACCAAATAAcattttatacccaattaATGCGATACTGATTGATAATGcaactgattattttttaaatttgctcGCATCCACTTTCATTGCATAACTAATAACTAAGCTCCTCAATAGAGATTTTCAAAGACATGAAGATCAAGGGGTAAGGAACCAGTAAGTTTCACGATAGAATCTGCAGCAAAATTGGCTTCCCAATAAATATGCTTTATGGTAATGAATCATTGTCTGTTCATCAGTTTCTTAATGACAGTTATGAGAGAAAAATGTGCATTAGGCATCAAGCTactagagaaaataaattgagaaataCATTGGCTATCCACCTCTATAATTATGGTAACGAGTCATTATCTAATCATTACATCCACCTTCATTGTGATTATTAAACACCCAACTTTCAAACTAAGCTCCAAAATAACGAATTAAACTAATTgttaaagcaaaaataatggGTTATTGAGTAAGCATAACTTCAAAGGTTGAAAATGTTTAACACCTTCAACATCAAACGGAACCTCAGCCGGTCCGGTCGGCCcaatcaatatttatttatttttatttttataacaactTCAACATCAAATGCAACCTCAGTCCGGCTCAATCaatattttggaatttttttaaaaaatcaataattaacaaaaggAGTTAACTTTTAACCATTCCTCAAGTATTTGTCTcttaacccttttttttttttttggggttggGGGGAAAGGATTTGTCTTTTAACTATTCCTCAACTATATGACGATCGTTTCCACAATACGCTACCACACACAGCGGAAAACATACACTCCCGCAGACCACCCCATTACATGATTTAAAAAGGGGCgcatcattttattttactttggaATTATCTTAATACCCGGCAATTTCCGTTGTTCCATCTTTAGCAAACACTATCCAAGCCATTATTAAAAGCCACCATAATGTTGCTTCCACAGCAACACAAGCCGACGCAGAGCGAAGATGAATAAATACTACAAACGGCACCATCTTATTCCAAAAACAAGAGACTGGAAACACAACGAGGATTTAAGAGCACAAAACAGCCAACGGAGAACGCGTACAGAAGCAGAAGCTCTTAAATTATGCACAACAAGAAGAAAGCTACATAACACAGTGCCGACAGCACAGGCTCTCTACATATAATACAACTTACAACCCTGCCTCACAAGCCACAATGAAGCTTAAGATCTCACTACTCGGTTGTCACATCTAGACAAAACACACCCCAACTCCATGCCCATATTTATAGATCAACATACAAGCTCCAACACTCTGGCTGCACatctcttcatttttcatatatcACACGTCGTAAGGAGTAGTAGGGCTCCTGAGTCCAACCTCATTCCTCTTCTCGTATGCGTCTGATGCAGATCTTCTGCGAAACCGAAAAGAGTCTCTGCCACCTGAGCATCATCATCCACAtggatttttaatttctttctcagtAAAAAACTTGGTGTTGAAAACAATGAACAGTAAATTATTTCACCAAATTACAAATCCCCCACAAATATTTAACCATTAAACAGCTAGCTTATAACCAGTTTCTAAACTTTCTACTCACCCATGACAGCTATCAAAGAAACGTACAAAACACATTTATCCACCACGGTGCACCcccatataaataaatttgggggaaaaaaagttgCTTTACAATCAGCTGCTGTTAGTTTCGGCCTGAACCTTAAAATGATCTTTTCCTCTACATGacttctaaatatatatatgcatcAACTTTGTGCAAGACAAGACCGTTTTAGGTTATGCTATCGTGTAGCTATTAATTAATGCGGAACTCAATACTTATTTGCATTTCGTGACATAAAAGTTGCCAAGCAGACTCCTAAAAGAGgaatcaacaaaaatttttcaatttggaCATAATTCATATCGAATGCAACAACCGATCGTATTGATATTTAGGTTAATAAAATAGTTCAAGTAGATAATATTGTAATCATATTCATGGCCAACCACCAAACAATATTTGGTGCTTCCCACATCATAAATTGTCGTCTACATATGATGcggacccaaaaaaaaaaaattggatacCATTTTAATCAGGCAATGCATTAAcataacaagaagaagaaacaaacaCTTCACATAATGGACCTGCAATAAGGGCGGCATGATATAATTTTAACCTACCCAAACAGCCAAAAATGGCCTAAGGGGTATCGTAAGGGCCATGCACAATTATTGCGTTACCGGTAGGGACAGATatgtcattttcaaaaccGCGAAGACAAGACAATAAGATAACCGCGTCCACCGAACCTAACATTTGCtatatcttttaatatttgactAATCATACATTCACCAACTGACGAAAATACCCTCAGCATGCAGCCACCccaattacaaaaataccccTAGACTCCAACTTTACAGGAAAGGTGGTCTAGTCAATTCACAGATTTTGGTCAATTTGAGCAGAACCATGGGGGGCAATTTGTCATTTTGCACAGCAAAATCAAAGCTTACCAGCAGAGAAGGGAGATACCGGAGGGGTCGACCCGGCGGGAGATACCGGAGGCGAGCCGCTTTGATAGCCGGGTGGTTTCACTATCATGATACTGCGTGTAACTTTCATCGCATCCATCGGCGTTTCGTCAACGTCTGATCTGATCACGTTCCCGCCATCAGATTCTATCCACACCCAAGAATCAAAACGAAATAAATCAGCGTCAAATATTTATCCAGAACTATTTTCGCCACACTTTGTTTATTGCATGTGCCGGTCAGATTAACTAAACtacaaaattagtttaaacTAACTCGTGATCGAAAATAATCTGAGCCGTATGATCGAAACGAAAGTTATGATTAGTTTCATTTCATGATTTTCGTTAATTTCACTTTAATATATTACTGTTTGTTCTTTAAAAAGGCGCGGCCGGCTAATTGCATACCCTTGCCGGAACTTGACCGGAAACTGAAACTGGAGTGCTTTCGTAGCTTGCCGAGCCCGGACTCGGGGCGCGGCCCGGCCACGGTGTCGTCCCACAATTGGTCAAGTAAACCCATCGCGCACTTTAGCAAGACCAGCGTACTATACCGAAACCTCGCACAATCGCTATCCACACCCTCGCTTAAGCTTCGATAGAGTACGAAAGAGGGGAGTGGTGAAGGTATATAACATGGAGATTGACATTAAACGTCGAACAAGTTTTATTAAAAGCCGAACAGTTTTGATGGGTTGGATCGAGATCTGGGTCGTTGATCAGATCTGTAACTGGAGCGATGACGTGGTGAGTAGATCGAAGAGCACGTTATAAAGGATAAGATCGATTTGACGGGTCCGGGACCCATTGACTCGGAATTCCATACAGGATCGACACGTGGCGGATGAAGATATGAAGGAGGGCTTATAACGTGACGGGTCCGTTTTTGTCTAGAATGCTCTTTTCAGCTCACTTTATCTATTTGGGCTTTACTAATGTCCTCGGGCTTTCTTACAATTACAAAATGGACCAGCTCAGATTCTCCATTTGAGCTTTGGAATGGCCTCTAATTTCTTTGTAATTATATCGAAGGGACTAGATTCTTCAAGATTCTCAGCCGCCACAGATACTTTTGCTGGTTTGCATGAATATCAATATCGAGAAATAACATTTGGGtactaaaacttttattattcataaatgaatgacggtttttttttttttctaatgaaaCTACTTATTCATTAATGAGATAAATAATCATCACAAGATACCAAATCGAGAGTTCTGCAAGAGCTTCTTTTAACCAAATACAACAATTTACCTTCGGCAATGTCAATTTAGACAACTCGTGGGCCACTAAATTGCAAACTCTTGGCACAAATATAAACACAACATTAACAACATCCTTAGCCAGATCTCAAATCTTATCAACCAGTCACCCAATCTCACTCTAGCTTGTGAGCTTGTCAAGATCAACCCAATCACATTTTGCAAATCCGATTTAATAATTGAGGGATACAACTCCATTAACTTGGCTAATTTCAAACTTTCATAGATAACAAATACTTCAACAAATTCAACATCATCTAGGAAATGATATCTCTAGATTGTTGCAACCATGACTCCTCCTTGAGCGTTCGTTGTAATTACTCCCAACCCGACCAATCATCCATCATAATTTACAGCCTAATCACAACCAAGAACGTAGGTTGTTTAAGTGTGTCAAATATGTTACAATTTACATATAATACAATCTATAATAATACTGAGAATTTGAATACATATGCTTACAGGTTGGGTAAAAGCCTATTTAATCCATGAATTTTAAGACTAGTATCCatttagtctttatatttttaaaaatgcctcGAAACATCTCTACCGTCAAAGTATTGATACATATAtcgttattttttatttcttttggcttacttttacaatattatcattttataataatttttttatttggacattaataaaaaaataattaaattaccaatttaaccctaaataatttttaattgtcaaaaataatATGCAAACTACCAAGTGTGCAAATGATGCTTTCaaaaacattaatataaatttttatttttattttttagggttaaattagtaatttaattattttctttttattaatgtataaaaaaaattatcaaagggtaatattttaaaaataagccaaaataaataaaaagtaacggtaggggtatcaatactttaacaaCAGAgatattttgagatatttttaaaaataaagggaCTAAATgaatactaatattaaaatacagggactaaatgagTATTTACCCATAAAGTCTATTGAATATAGCTAAAAAAATCTATACTTACTAAATATGagatttctatttttatacatatagaataaataaatatctattCTAACTAATATTTAAAGTGTTTCATGGCGTATCTACCCAACTATctttatcaatatttatataaaaagatCTCATTTCCCTTTTTAAATTGCTTAAATCTATCTAAATTCAAAGTTACCTATTGTAATGGTCCAAATCCAATCGCATAGAGTTACAAGTGGTGATGGTCTATGCCGgtataaatacaataatattaagaGGTTGCTTTAGAAATTTCAGCTGTGGGGTCACGGCCTTGATTGCTAGATGCGCACACTTTATCTTTATATGAggaaaagtaaacataaagAAGATATGGTGATTCAACTATATATAATTCGCCTCTCATGGGTGTGAGTGTATGACTAAACTTACACACATATCTTATAGATAAGCAGAAAGTCATTGTATTAGAAGAGCATAGATCAAAGGCAATATACAGAACAAATGtactttttatattcttatttaaaagaaaaaagaaaaaagaaaaaagctttTGTGTTCAATCCTCTCTAGTTTTTTCAATATTGTTATTTCCTTATTACTTTCTagttcttaattttataacaaaaataatttaatttatgttattttcttatttttttaaaatgtctaGTGGGTTAGGATTAGAAACTTGGGATCCAACCAACATTTATGGATCAAAGGCCCAGATAAATCCAATATATTTCGGATCTAATAATACGTTATTCGGATCTCGGCTACCATATTGACGGGACTTTGCCTTCTTCCTCCAAAATTCAACTTCTCACTTCTCAGTCCGGCTGGAGCTCTTTTGGCGAAATGTTAAGCATCTAAATCGAACAATCAAACTGATTATGAAGAAAAGGGTTTATGGATTCTCCATTTTGATCCTCTTTTTCAATCTGCTAATCACCTTTTCTCATGGTAAATCGTCTTCTCTTTCGCTTTTAGTTTCTTTCcgtttttaacaatttttcgTTTTGGCCACTTTATATCGTTCCTACATCGATTTTGAATCAAACCCTTTTTGGGGTTATATGCAAAATCATTGCTTGGCTCATATGTATGTGTtttggggtggggggggggggggggggggttagtgtttaatttgtttatcaatTCTTTGTTTTGGTGttagagaaaatgaaataaaaaatgagaattaatatatgttaattactagtttctttgtgttttgGTATCACTTGAACTGAACAAAATGGTTGCTTTAACAGCTCATCTGAGTGAATTCTATTTACCTGTTCTACATCCTCAATGTGCTGAAAGACGAAAGACTAATCGGTTATTCTTGTTAAACTTTCAAAGGCACCAGACAGCTTCTCGTTAACATGTTAGACCGGGACAATTGTCTGGTGATGTGCAGATGTGGTAATTGTTTCTGGTCTTGCATCGTAATACTTTGATGTTGATTGTATCCCGTTGACATTAAACTTTAGTAGCTTGTGTACGTGGgagtgaatatttttctctggGAAGAAGCCCGAAGGTAGATACTTAGATACGCATACCTCCACTCAAAATGAAAGTTGTGAAAGTTAATCTTCGCAGCTTTCAGGAGTATAAATTTCTGTTTTATTATGGAATAGTACTATCGTAGGTTTAAAACTCAGGCACAAGCATACACCATGCTCCAGTTGAACTGTGTTGAAGCCTTAGAAAGCCAGCACATAACTAGGGCCTTTGTCTCTATTTGGTTGGCATTTCTCAGTCATTAGTCAATCTGGATGCTGTGCTGGTATATATATGggattaaatttatgataGCTTCAATCATTGGTTGCTAAAGATTTCGTTGTGCtttatttgtttgtatatGCTGCTTTTGAATTCCTTAATTATATGTCTGTGTAGGAAAACTTAATGGAGTATGCGTCTCTCAAGGTGGTCGGTTTGCACCATTCTCATCTGAAGGAAAACCTCCAGAAAGGGCAAGTAAGGGACGTAGCGATTTGACCCTCTGTAGGGTTTTTCGTAAAAAGACCTGTTGTGATGCTGCCCAGACGCATCCTGCTTTGTTATCCATTAGGAAGCTGGCTTCAACAGGGGAGGCCAGCCAAGAATGCTTGCATCTATGGGAATTATTGGAATGCTCTATTTGTGATCCAAATGTTGGTGTTCAACCTGGACCCCCTCTAATATGTGCCTCATTCTGTGAGAGAGTTTACCAGGCTTGCTCTAATGCTTACTTCTCCATGGATGCTAAGACACAGGTATGCATCTGATGTCTTAAGTTGTGGATTGTACTGGTAAAAGTCTTGGGTTTGTAGCACTTCTGGATACTCCTTAGTCATACACCTGGGAGTTTTTTCCTGCTAAACTAGCATCTTAGGCTAGGGACAAAATTTTTTCAGgacccctctctctctctttttcaaaaaacCAAGTGCTTAGTGGGGAAAGTatacttattttaaattgactGGGGCTTTCATTATCAAGCAAGGTTCAGGTGCTACTGGGTTTGCTATGTGAACTATTGCATTAACCATATCATTGCAGTTTTTTGTGCCTGTTTGCTGGTATTGTAATTTATCTATGCAGGTTTTAGAAAATCAGACCTTTGAATATAACTTTTGAAtgcttgaaaaaataaatatcctGATGCAAATTTCGCTTGCTAGGTTCTAGCACCATGTGGAGTAAACGACTTTGTTTGTGGTAGAGCTGCAGAATGGGTGTCTAATGGCACAGAACTTTGCCATGCTGCAGGTTTTGCTGTTAAACTACCTGATGATAGATATATTGATGGGGAAGAAACATCTTGCTATGGTGGTAAGGCAAGTCTGGATAAGATTGCTGGTTCGTGGAGTGCACCACG contains:
- the LOC102616956 gene encoding dormancy-associated protein homolog 3 isoform X2, whose translation is MGLLDQLWDDTVAGPRPESGLGKLRKHSSFSFRSSSGKESDGGNVIRSDVDETPMDAMKVTRSIMIVKPPGYQSGSPPVSPAGSTPPVAETLFGFAEDLHQTHTRRGMRLDSGALLLLTTCDI
- the LOC102616956 gene encoding dormancy-associated protein homolog 3 isoform X1, with the protein product MGLLDQLWDDTVAGPRPESGLGKLRKHSSFSFRSSSGKESDGGNVIRSDVDETPMDAMKVTRSIMIVKPPGYQSGSPPVSPAGSTPPVSPFSAGGRDSFRFRRRSASDAYEKRNEVGLRSPTTPYDV
- the LOC102623320 gene encoding uncharacterized protein LOC102623320 isoform X4, whose product is MKKRVYGFSILILFFNLLITFSHGTRQLLVNMLDRDNCLVMCRCGKLNGVCVSQGGRFAPFSSEGKPPERASKGRSDLTLCRVFRKKTCCDAAQTHPALLSIRKLASTGEASQECLHLWELLECSICDPNVGVQPGPPLICASFCERVYQACSNAYFSMDAKTQVLAPCGVNDFVCGRAAEWVSNGTELCHAAGFAVKLPDDRYIDGEETSCYGGKASLDKIAGSWSAPRSERPQKDKNIGILEDFQQWVQEMQFGERVSWAVGGLVLTAGLLFVSHAIVC
- the LOC102623320 gene encoding uncharacterized protein LOC102623320 isoform X1, which gives rise to MKKRVYGFSILILFFNLLITFSHGTRQLLVNMLDRDNCLVMCRCGKLNGVCVSQGGRFAPFSSEGKPPERASKGRSDLTLCRVFRKKTCCDAAQTHPALLSIRKLASTGEASQECLHLWELLECSICDPNVGVQPGPPLICASFCERVYQACSNAYFSMDAKTQVLAPCGVNDFVCGRAAEWVSNGTELCHAAGFAVKLPDDRYIDGEETSCYGGKASLDKIAGSWSAPRSERPQKDKNIGILEDFQQWVQEMQFGERVSWAVGGLVLTAGLLFVSKRRSHSQRQKLAAIQRTARKLEGKMNQASSPVSQGNRRGSRR
- the LOC102623320 gene encoding uncharacterized protein LOC102623320 isoform X2, which produces MKKRVYGFSILILFFNLLITFSHGKLNGVCVSQGGRFAPFSSEGKPPERASKGRSDLTLCRVFRKKTCCDAAQTHPALLSIRKLASTGEASQECLHLWELLECSICDPNVGVQPGPPLICASFCERVYQACSNAYFSMDAKTQVLAPCGVNDFVCGRAAEWVSNGTELCHAAGFAVKLPDDRYIDGEETSCYGGKASLDKIAGSWSAPRSERPQKDKNIGILEDFQQWVQEMQFGERVSWAVGGLVLTAGLLFVSKRRSHSQRQKLAAIQRTARKLEGKMNQASSPVSQGNRRGSRR
- the LOC102623320 gene encoding uncharacterized protein LOC102623320 isoform X3, which gives rise to MLDRDNCLVMCRCGKLNGVCVSQGGRFAPFSSEGKPPERASKGRSDLTLCRVFRKKTCCDAAQTHPALLSIRKLASTGEASQECLHLWELLECSICDPNVGVQPGPPLICASFCERVYQACSNAYFSMDAKTQVLAPCGVNDFVCGRAAEWVSNGTELCHAAGFAVKLPDDRYIDGEETSCYGGKASLDKIAGSWSAPRSERPQKDKNIGILEDFQQWVQEMQFGERVSWAVGGLVLTAGLLFVSKRRSHSQRQKLAAIQRTARKLEGKMNQASSPVSQGNRRGSRR